The Iamia sp. SCSIO 61187 genomic sequence TCGATGGGGGCGGGCGTCACCGGTGGTCTGGGGTGGTCAGGTGTCGGGGAGGACCACGACGCGTCGACGGGGCTCCTCGCCCTCCGAGGTGGTGCGCACCCCGTCGATGCCGTTGATCGTGTCGTGGACGACCTTCCGGTCGGGCGGCGACATGGGCTCGAGCGCCCGGGCGGTGCCGCTGGCGGCGACCTCCTCGCCGATCTTGGCCGAGAACTGCTCGAGGGCCTGGCGCCGGCGCTCGCGGTAGCCGCCGATGTCGATGCGGACCCGACCGTCCTGGCCGCCGGGCGCGGCTCGGAAGACGACGGTGCGGGCCAGCTCGTGCACGGCCTGCAGCGTCTGGCCCCGGGGCCCGATCAGCAGCCCGAGGTCGGAGCCGATGACCTGGACCTCACGGGTCTCGTCATCGATCTCGGCCACCTCGATGGTGGCCTCGGCGCCGAAGGCGTCGACGAGGCCCCGGACGAAGGTCTCCACCGCCTCGACGTGCTCGTCGAGGGTGAGTGTGGGCTCCACGCTGTCTCCTTGCTCGGCCTCCCGGCCGGTGTCGCGATCACCGCGGGCGCCGGAGTCGCGGCCCCCGCCCTGGCCGCCGCGGCTGCGCCGACGGCGGCGCGGGCCCGAGGACCCGGAGTCTGTTGACGAGTCGTCAGCAGCGGGTGCGTCGGCCTCGGCCGGGGCGGACCCGCCCTCGTCGCTCGGCGCCGCCGGGGCGTCGTCACGACCCTTGGCACCCCGCGGGGAGCGCTTGCGGTCGCGCCGCTCCTGCTTGGGGGGGTGCTGCTTGGGCACGACCCGGGCCCGCACCCGGGCCTTGCCGCGCGTGCGTCCGAACAACCCCGGCTGGGGCTCCTCGACGACCTGGACCTCCGCGTCGGCCTCGTCGACGCCCAGGGTGTCGAGTGCCTGCTCGGTGGCCTCCTGGACGGTGCGCGAGGTGATCTCGACCCATTCCACGTTGGCTACTTCCTCTTCTTCTTGTTCTTCGATCGGTTCTGGGGGGACGGCGCCGAGCGGCTCGGCGCCTGGCGGTTCGGGCCCTTGGCGGCGGCGCCCTTGGGCGCGCCCCCCTTGGCCGGCGCCTTGGTGGTGGTGGCCCGACCGCCGCTGCCCTTGGCGGCGGCGCCCTTGCCCTTGCCGGCGCCGGAGCGGCCGCCGGACTTGGTCATGTCGACCTTGCCCTTGCCCTTGCTCGCCCCGTTCGACGCCGGGGCGTCGCGGTCGGGCAGGTGGATGAGCCCGCCGAAGAGGCCCTTGCGCCCCTCGGGCACGGTCTCGTCCCGGCTGACCTTGGTGTCGATGCCCTTGGCCTTCAGCTGCGCCTCGCGGGCGGCCTTGGCGTCCTCGCTGTACATGGTGTGGGTGATGAAGGCCTGCTGGCCGATCCGGTAGAGGTTCGACACCACGAAGTAGAGGACGATGCCGGCCGGCAGCGTCAGCGAGAAGACCGGCAGGAAGAACGGCATGATCTTCATCAGCGCCTGCTGCTGCGGGTTGATCTGCGACTGGTTGCCCGAGTTGCGGGCCATGATCTGGCGCTGCTGGTAGAAGGCGGTCACGGCCACGATCAGGACCAGCACCAGGTAGGGGAAGGCGTGGGCCAGGCCGCCGTCGCTCAGCCGGTTCGAGAAGGTGTCGGCCAGGTCCAGGCCGAACCCGGGCATCTCCCGCGCCCGGGACAGGTCCTGGTACAGGTTCGTGGTGTGGTCGAGGTACTTCGGGTCGAAGGTGCCGAAGAGGTCGAAGCGGCCCTCGCTGCCCGCGTCGCGCACGAAGCCGGCGACCGCCGTGCCCATGTCCTCGCCGTAGGACCGCTTCCGGGTCAGGCCGTTCAGCACCTGGTAGAGGACGATGAACACCGGCGTCTGGACGATCAGGGGCAGGCACCCGCCCAGCGGGCTGATGTTGTGCTC encodes the following:
- the jag gene encoding RNA-binding cell elongation regulator Jag/EloR — its product is MEWVEITSRTVQEATEQALDTLGVDEADAEVQVVEEPQPGLFGRTRGKARVRARVVPKQHPPKQERRDRKRSPRGAKGRDDAPAAPSDEGGSAPAEADAPAADDSSTDSGSSGPRRRRRSRGGQGGGRDSGARGDRDTGREAEQGDSVEPTLTLDEHVEAVETFVRGLVDAFGAEATIEVAEIDDETREVQVIGSDLGLLIGPRGQTLQAVHELARTVVFRAAPGGQDGRVRIDIGGYRERRRQALEQFSAKIGEEVAASGTARALEPMSPPDRKVVHDTINGIDGVRTTSEGEEPRRRVVVLPDT
- a CDS encoding YidC/Oxa1 family membrane protein insertase, producing MDFLFDGIASALSALYDLTGSYAGAIMLLTLGVMILVTPLTLKSTRSMIAMQQLQPELRKLQAKHKDDRQKLNEEMMAFYKEHNISPLGGCLPLIVQTPVFIVLYQVLNGLTRKRSYGEDMGTAVAGFVRDAGSEGRFDLFGTFDPKYLDHTTNLYQDLSRAREMPGFGLDLADTFSNRLSDGGLAHAFPYLVLVLIVAVTAFYQQRQIMARNSGNQSQINPQQQALMKIMPFFLPVFSLTLPAGIVLYFVVSNLYRIGQQAFITHTMYSEDAKAAREAQLKAKGIDTKVSRDETVPEGRKGLFGGLIHLPDRDAPASNGASKGKGKVDMTKSGGRSGAGKGKGAAAKGSGGRATTTKAPAKGGAPKGAAAKGPNRQAPSRSAPSPQNRSKNKKKRK